A region from the Vicia villosa cultivar HV-30 ecotype Madison, WI linkage group LG3, Vvil1.0, whole genome shotgun sequence genome encodes:
- the LOC131659932 gene encoding uncharacterized protein LOC131659932 has translation MSEMRMKYVVGITKGKAWRAQCLAEEIVEGDATRQYTMLWRYAAELKKQCPGNTIKIDVERPLPTIQPRFDKFYFCLDGCKKGFINGCRPFIGVDGCHLKTKYGGQLLVAVARDPNDQYYPLAFGVVETESKESWRWFLQLLMEDVGVERKYVFISDQQKGLVVVFEEMFEQIEHRICLRHLYANFKKKFGGGAAIRDLLMGAAKATYFQAWEKKMNELKALNKKAWEWLMGVPTRLWCKHSFSFYPKCDVLMNNLSESFNSTILQVRDKPILTMCEWIRNYLMNRIVNNLEKLSKWNHNIMPMPRKRLDKEVSMSGQWLPTWSMGHIWQVHHPFNGKQFIVDLGKKTCSCCFWELVGIPCMHAVSAMSYQSLNPESYVDECYTREAYQKCYEHNVSPINGMDMWPSVDVEDMLPPMFKKGPGRPKKLRYREQDESGSRMRRPGISYRCTKCDQFGHNSRKCKSKEQNPNALKRKRKAPRAKATPAGNNRDLPAENDEAATAPIGNEEAAPNENYDDPEIDAVIEAMLQQEELSQVCNPTPSTDVQAATVNLAPASHVQTETTTIAADQPKCTASVAKKEKKKGPVDKPKRKRVSERIKILKNSRQISGPGSTSDTPLVLDDASEKWKDIARRMTQ, from the exons ATGTCTGAAATGAGAATGAAATATGTTGTGGGTATCACTAAAGGCAAAGCATGGAGAGCACAATGCTTGGCTGAAGAAATAGTTGAAGGAGATGCAACTAGGCAATACACTATGTTATGGAGGTATGCAGCAGAGCTTAAAAAACAATGTCCTGGGAATACTATCAAGATTGATGTGGAGAGGCCTCTGCCTACTATTCAACCAAGATTTGATAAGTTTTACTTTTGCTTGGATGGATGCAAGAAGGGATTCATTAATGGCTGTAGGCCGTTCATTGGTGTGGATGGATGCCATCTTAAAACAAAGTATGGAGGTCAACTCTTAGTAGCTGTGGCTAGAGATCCAAATGACCAGTATTATCCATTGGCTTTTGGagttgtagagactgaatcaaaAGAAAGCTGGAGGTGGTTCCTGCAATTACTTATGGAAGATGTTGGTGTAGAGAGGAAATATGTGTTTATATCAGATCAACAAAAG GGACTGGTAGTAGTGTTTGAAGAAATGTTTGAGCAGATTGAGCATAGAATTTGTCTTAGACATCTCTAtgcaaattttaagaaaaagtttGGTGGTGGTGCAGCAATTAGGGATCTCTTAATGGGAGCTGCTAAAGCAACATATTTTCAAGCTTGGGAGAAAAAGATGAATGAGTTGAAGGCCCTTAACAAGAAGGCATGGGAATGGCTTATGGGTGTTCCAACCAGATTGTGGTGTAAgcattctttctctttttatccAAAGTGTGATGTATTGATGAACAATTTAAGTGAGTCATTTAACAGTACAATCTTGCAAGTTAGGGACAAACCTATCCTCACAATGTGTGAGTGGATTAGAAACTACTTGATGAATAGGATTGTTAATAATTTAGAAAAGCTAAGCAAGTGGAATCACAATATTATGCCAATGCCTAGGAAGAGGCTAGACAAGGAAGTCTCAATGAGTGGTCAATGGCTCCCTACTTGGAGTATGGGTCACATATGGCAGGTGCATCACCCATTCAATGGCAAACAGTTTATAGTTGATCTTGGGAAAAAAACATGTTCATGTTGTTTTTGGGAACTAGTGGGTATCCCATGTATGCATGCTGTGTCTGCCATGAGTTATCAAAGTTTGAATCCAGAGTCATATGTAGATGAGTGCTATACTAGAGAGGCATATCAAAAGTGTTATGAACATAATGTGAGCCCCATCAATGGGATGGACATGTGGCCATCAGTAGATGTGGAAGATATGCTGCCACCTATGTTTAAGAAAGGACCTGGTAGGCCAAAGAAGTTAAGGTATAGGGAACAAGATGAGTCTGGTTCAAGAATGAGAAGGCCTGGTATTTCATATAGATGCACAAAGTGTGATCAGTTTGGGCATAACTCAAGGAAATGCAAAAGcaaggaacaaaaccctaatgcaCTAAAGAGAAAG AGAAAGGCACCAAGAGCTAAAGCTACACCTGCTGGAAATAATAGAGATCTCCCTGCTGAAAATGATGAAGCTGCAACTGCACCTATTGGAAATGAGGAAGCTGCACCTAATGAGAATTATGATGACCCTGAAATAGATGCTGTAATTGAAGCTATGCTGCAACAAGAAGAATTATCACAAGTCTGCAATCCCACACCCTCTACAGATGTTCAAGCTGCAACAGTCAATCTTGCTCCTGCATCACATGTTCAAACTGAAACAACAACCATAGCAGCTGATCAACCTAAGTGTACTGCATCTGttgcaaaaaaagaaaagaaaaaaggaccTGTTGACAAGCCTAAGAGGAAGAGGGTTAGTGAAAGGATTAAGATTTTGAAGAATTCAAGGCAAATTAGTGGGCCTGGCTCAACTTCAGATACACCATTGGTACTTGATGATGCATCAGAAAAATGGAAGGACATTGCAAGAAGAATGACTCAGTAG